One Deinococcus grandis DNA window includes the following coding sequences:
- a CDS encoding PadR family transcriptional regulator has protein sequence MPRSPNSSPHTRAVLHALQQTYPAHTYGYDLSKSTGLKSGTLYPILQRLHEQGHLDAQWEQSPHPGKPPRHIYRLTQSGLQLARERHEPTPATRRTKGALT, from the coding sequence ATGCCGCGATCCCCCAACTCCAGCCCGCACACCAGAGCCGTCCTGCACGCCCTCCAGCAGACCTACCCCGCCCACACCTACGGCTACGACCTCTCCAAAAGCACCGGGCTGAAAAGCGGGACCCTCTACCCCATCCTCCAGCGCCTGCACGAACAGGGCCACCTGGACGCCCAGTGGGAACAATCCCCCCACCCCGGCAAACCACCCCGCCACATCTACCGCCTGACGCAGAGCGGCCTCCAGCTGGCCCGCGAACGCCACGAACCCACCCCCGCCACCCGCCGCACCAAGGGAGCCCTGACATGA